In Vigna unguiculata cultivar IT97K-499-35 chromosome 3, ASM411807v1, whole genome shotgun sequence, a single genomic region encodes these proteins:
- the LOC114176019 gene encoding probable serine/threonine-protein kinase At1g54610 → MAREIMILQKLDHPNVIKLKGLATSRMQYSLYLVFRYMHSDLTTIISRPTDKLTEPQIKCYMQQLLLGLQHCHERGVMHRDIKPSNLLVDKKGVLKIADFGLANSFAMKPEGPFTNRVVTLWYRAPELLLGSTDYGYEIDLWSAGCLLAEMFLGRPLMPGRTEVEQLHMIFKLCGTPSADYWMRRKLTTSLFPPLHYKANYDENFKDFPSSASSLLTTLLHLDSHARATAASALQSQFFKSSPLACDVSALAVIYKDEDEYSQTKRRKRRKGLKNKGHVFQTSACNMNQSRKNNTSEQSRRDSESSLKGKSVAQDMKGEEIEKSESKTWSDFMKERSTSMDASISPVFLSSVRKSPKTEGHPNALKNIKNYTLLQASIIDMINRNEGNEIGPLRKSFSALDFRLHPDKLSSLYSQFRN, encoded by the exons ATGGCAAGAGAGATAATGATTCTGCAGAAGCTGGATCATCCCAATGTCATCAAACTCAAAGGACTTGCAACATCAAGGATGCAGTATAGTCTTTATCTTGTTTTTCGTTACATGCACTCTGATCTTACTACAATCATCTCTCGTCCTACGGATAAACTCACTGAACCACAG ATCAAGTGTTATATGCAGCAATTGCTTCTGGGGCTACAGCACTGTCATGAGAGAGGAGTTATGCATAGAGATATTAAACCTTCCAACTTGTTGGTAGACAAAAAGGGAGTGCTAAAAATTGCAGATTTTGGGTTAGCAAATTCTTTTGCTATGAAACCTGAAGGGCCTTTCACAAATCGAGTGGTGACACTTTGGTATAGAGCTCCTGAACTTCTTTTGGGTTCAACAGATTATGGATATGAAATTGATCTATGGAGTGCAGGGTGCTTGTTGGCTGAGATGTTCCTTGGAAGGCCACTTATGCCTGGGAGAACAGAG GTTGAACAACTTCACATGATCTTCAAACTTTGTGGTACACCTTCTGCGGATTATTGGATGAGAAGGAAGCTAACGACAAGCTTATTTCCACCACTACATTACAAAGCTAACTATGACGAAAACTTTAAGGATTTTCCTTCCTCTGCTTCTTCTCTCTTGACTACACTTCTTCATCTAGACTCTCATGCACGTGCCACAGCTGCTTCTGCTCTTCAAAGCCAA TTTTTCAAGTCAAGTCCATTAGCATGTGACGTTTCAGCTTTAGCAGTAATATACAAAGACGAGGATGAATACTCACAAACAAAAAGACGAAAAAG GCGAAAGGGTCTGAAAAACAAAGGGCATGTATTTCAAACAAGTGCATGCAACATGAACCAATCACGAAAGAACAATACTTCTGAACAAAGCAGGAGAGACTCCGAATCATCATTGAAAGGG AAGAGTGTGGCACAAGACATGAAAggtgaagaaattgaaaaaagtgAAAGCAAGACATGGTCAGATTTTATGAAGGAGAGGAGCACGAGCATGGATGCATCTATATCCCCAGTTTTTCTCTCCAGTGTGAGAAAATCTCCTAAAACAGAGGGCCATCCTAATGCTCTTAAGAACATAAAAAACTATACCCTTTTACAAGCCTCAATAATTGATATGATCAATCGCAATGAAGGCAATGAAATTGGTCCATTGCGTAAGTCCTTTTCTGCATTGGATTTTCGCCTTCATCCAGACAAACTATCAAGCCTCTACTCCCAGTTCAGAAATTGA
- the LOC114176571 gene encoding TSL-kinase interacting protein 1 isoform X2 — translation MSTCSELLKKNTVTTENRGAIELHSGEMLTSSKIKLQLFPINEGTRIGLEKDGHNPYLELTLRGRKKISSILKHLGKKWGSSSIAKGQLILFPCDVMENISDCRRWTINDTGTTASAVYAAVGSPAIFRLKYGWFYAHEPRSSGIPSTPIPDKPVVAGGATAKLEETLCGEQDMVEASKEYRETDVGIADNEPRVSSGLQQSSSPWLDSLSNISIGAFLSETSFFGGLDPKSFAGIQPCDVTSDSLDAFIAAQINNRPVSRLSAEDLRPSILDAEETCHAFPLQKLSSPTDVLTSRRKDYSVACSQDVSSNLLKLSNTEKVNDQDEPSPNPPSGKTQTGLLVSSRPYDDERSLGLTDINWNESMGPFDLGMPAQKLIGEDSVSIGGLVK, via the exons ATGAGTACGTGCTCAGAACTTCTGAAGAAAAATACCGTTACTACAGAAAATAGAGGGGCTATTGAACTTCATTCTGGAGAAATGCTCACTTCCTCAAAAATCAAGTTACAACTTTTCCCAATTAATGAAGGAACTCGCATAGGACTTGAAAAG gaTGGGCATAATCCTTATTTGGAACTCACACTTCGAGGTCGAAAGAAAATATCTTCAATATTAAAACACCTTGGAAAGAAGTGGGGAAGTTCAAGTATAGCCAAAGGGCAGCTTATACTTTTCCCATGTGATGTTATGGAAAATATATCTGATTGCAGAAGATGGACCATTAATGACACTGGTACAACTGCCTCTGCTGTTTATGCTGCTGTTGGAAGCCCTGCAATTTTTCGGTTGAA GTATGGCTGGTTCTATGCACATGAACCCAGATCTTCTGGTATACCTTCAACACCAATTCCCGATAAGCCTGTTGTAGCTGGAGGCGCCACTGCTAAATTAGAGGAAACTTTATGTGGTGAACAGGACATGGTTGAGGCAAGCAAAGAATACAGAGAAACTGATGTGGGCATTGCA GATAATGAACCAAGAGTAAGTAGTGGTCTTCAACAGTCATCATCTCCATGGCTTGATAGTCTAAGCAATATAAGCATTGGGGCCTTCCTGTCTGAAACATCATTCTTTGGTGGGCTTGATCCAAAATCATTTGCTGGCATACAGCCGTGTGATGTAACTTCTGATTCATTGGATGCTTTTATTGCCGCCCAAATCAATAATCGTCCAGTTTCAAGACTATCTGCTGAAGACTTGCGCCCATCCATATTGGATGCTGAAGAAACATGTCATGCATTTCCTCTTCAGAAATTATCTTCCCCAACAGATGTGCTGACCAGTCGTAGGAAGGATTATTCAGTGGCATGCAGTCAGGATGTTTCTTCAAACTTGTTAAAGTTGTCAAATACAGAAAAG GTCAATGATCAAGATGAACCTTCACCAAATCCTCCATCTGGGAAGACTCAGACAGGCTTGTTGGTTTCTTCACGCCCATATGACGATGAAAGAAGTCTTGGGTTAACAGACATCAATTGG AATGAATCTATGGGACCGTTTGATCTTGGCATGCCGGCTCAGAAGCTTATTGGCGAAGACAGTGTTAGCATTGGCGGATTAGTTAAATAG
- the LOC114176571 gene encoding TSL-kinase interacting protein 1 isoform X1: MMKKGRSQQSKVAKASAKCNLKTGSIGVRNSPKRTNKLDHKARGCSEELLNDKENRHFLFKEPMSTCSELLKKNTVTTENRGAIELHSGEMLTSSKIKLQLFPINEGTRIGLEKDGHNPYLELTLRGRKKISSILKHLGKKWGSSSIAKGQLILFPCDVMENISDCRRWTINDTGTTASAVYAAVGSPAIFRLKYGWFYAHEPRSSGIPSTPIPDKPVVAGGATAKLEETLCGEQDMVEASKEYRETDVGIADNEPRVSSGLQQSSSPWLDSLSNISIGAFLSETSFFGGLDPKSFAGIQPCDVTSDSLDAFIAAQINNRPVSRLSAEDLRPSILDAEETCHAFPLQKLSSPTDVLTSRRKDYSVACSQDVSSNLLKLSNTEKVNDQDEPSPNPPSGKTQTGLLVSSRPYDDERSLGLTDINWNESMGPFDLGMPAQKLIGEDSVSIGGLVK, from the exons ATGATGAAAAAGGGTAGGTCACAACAAAGCAAAGTTGCGAAGGCTTCTGCAAAGTGCAATTTAAAGACAGGATCCATTGGAGTGAGAAATTCTCCTAAGAGAACAAATAAGTTGGACCACAAGGCAAGAG GATGCAGTGAAGAGTTATTGAATGATAAAGAGAATCGACATTTTCTGTTTAAGGAACCTATGAGTACGTGCTCAGAACTTCTGAAGAAAAATACCGTTACTACAGAAAATAGAGGGGCTATTGAACTTCATTCTGGAGAAATGCTCACTTCCTCAAAAATCAAGTTACAACTTTTCCCAATTAATGAAGGAACTCGCATAGGACTTGAAAAG gaTGGGCATAATCCTTATTTGGAACTCACACTTCGAGGTCGAAAGAAAATATCTTCAATATTAAAACACCTTGGAAAGAAGTGGGGAAGTTCAAGTATAGCCAAAGGGCAGCTTATACTTTTCCCATGTGATGTTATGGAAAATATATCTGATTGCAGAAGATGGACCATTAATGACACTGGTACAACTGCCTCTGCTGTTTATGCTGCTGTTGGAAGCCCTGCAATTTTTCGGTTGAA GTATGGCTGGTTCTATGCACATGAACCCAGATCTTCTGGTATACCTTCAACACCAATTCCCGATAAGCCTGTTGTAGCTGGAGGCGCCACTGCTAAATTAGAGGAAACTTTATGTGGTGAACAGGACATGGTTGAGGCAAGCAAAGAATACAGAGAAACTGATGTGGGCATTGCA GATAATGAACCAAGAGTAAGTAGTGGTCTTCAACAGTCATCATCTCCATGGCTTGATAGTCTAAGCAATATAAGCATTGGGGCCTTCCTGTCTGAAACATCATTCTTTGGTGGGCTTGATCCAAAATCATTTGCTGGCATACAGCCGTGTGATGTAACTTCTGATTCATTGGATGCTTTTATTGCCGCCCAAATCAATAATCGTCCAGTTTCAAGACTATCTGCTGAAGACTTGCGCCCATCCATATTGGATGCTGAAGAAACATGTCATGCATTTCCTCTTCAGAAATTATCTTCCCCAACAGATGTGCTGACCAGTCGTAGGAAGGATTATTCAGTGGCATGCAGTCAGGATGTTTCTTCAAACTTGTTAAAGTTGTCAAATACAGAAAAG GTCAATGATCAAGATGAACCTTCACCAAATCCTCCATCTGGGAAGACTCAGACAGGCTTGTTGGTTTCTTCACGCCCATATGACGATGAAAGAAGTCTTGGGTTAACAGACATCAATTGG AATGAATCTATGGGACCGTTTGATCTTGGCATGCCGGCTCAGAAGCTTATTGGCGAAGACAGTGTTAGCATTGGCGGATTAGTTAAATAG
- the LOC114179552 gene encoding DNA ligase 1-like, whose amino-acid sequence MATETKKSNVKPKSSAPDGSSKGKKDSSAVKKRVEYASTKSQVKSKSTSSSSETTTKTTTKVREKKVYILLGQKHDPPEQKEPLRVFYESLSKQIPTSEMAEFWLMEHGMLSPESAKRAYEKKQRKQKELRAAAPVKPSKPGTKTETSQKQQKASKKDDIKAKKTIVESDDDDDEEEDEEEDNDNDNDNDDNEFISSHKRRKG is encoded by the exons ATGGCCACAGAAACCAAAAAAAGCAATGTGAAGCCCAAATCGAGTGCCCCAGATGGTTCTTCCAAGGGAAAAAAGGATTCTTCAGCTGTCAAGAAGAGAGTAGAATATGCCTCCACAAAATCCCAG GTTAAATCCAAATCGACTTCGTCGTCTTCAGAAACAACAACGAAGACAACTACAAAAGTGAGAGAGAAGAAAGTCTACATTCTTCTCGGGCAGAAACATGATCCTCCTGAACAG AAAGAACCGCTGCGGGTTTTCTATGAATCATTGTCAAAACAGATTCCAACAAGTGAAATGGCTGAATTTTG GTTAATGGAACATGGTATGCTTTCTCCAGAAAGTGCTAAGAGAGCATATGAGAAGAAGCAAAGGAAACAAAAGGAGCTACGGGCAGCAGCTCCGGTTAAGCCATCAAAGCCAGGAACTAAAACTGAAACTTCCCAGAAGCAACAAAAGGCATCCAAGAAAGATGACATAAAAGCTAAGAAAACAATTGTTGAAagcgatgatgatgatgatgaagaagaggatgaagaagaagataatgataatgataatgataatgatgatAATGAATTCATTTCAAGtcataaaagaagaaaagggtAG
- the LOC114178847 gene encoding uncharacterized protein LOC114178847 produces MAKKRKSVATRLDEVDRTMYSTFCSTANSLSHLYTHAMNQQKLSFQAGERHALEKLYQWILRQQQEGSRVTTIDIVTHLQNELEYGGEEAPASPRQPMHQQNSQTSMHTNFGGSIASNAFGATVAGQGIRAGQPDQQAKNSVFSNALSSPIRRSLQPYHLAQGSFPSGNIMSSGNGNGNGTRNSEMSYPNGQNRDSNSSNSNDCMDMHSDSPGHDFSY; encoded by the exons ATGGCGAAGAAGCGAAAGTCGGTGGCCACGCGCCTCGACGAAGTGGATCGCACCATGTACTCCACTTTTTGCAGCACCGCCAACTCCCTCTCTCATCTCTACACCCACGCCATGAACCAACAGAAACTCTCCTTCCAGGCCGGTGAACGACACGCTCTC GAGAAATTGTACCAGTGGATTCTCAGGCAGCAGCAAGAAGGGTCTAGGGTGACCACGATTGATATTGTTACCCATTTGCAg AATGAGCTTGAATATGGGGGAGAGGAGGCACCAGCGTCCCCAAGGCAGCCAATGCATCAACAGAACTCCCAGACTTCAATGCACACAAACTTTGGTGGCAGCATAGCCTCTAATGCATTTGGAGCAACTGTGGCAGGGCAAGGGATACGAGCTGGGCAACCTGATCAACAAGCAAAGAACTCAGTGTTCTCAAATGCACTCTCTAGCCCTATTCGTCGCAGCCTTCAGCCATATCATCTGGCTCAGGGGAGCTTTCCTTCAGGTAATATCATGTCATCAGGAAATGGGAATGGGAATGGAACCCGGAACAGTGAGATGAGTTATCCTAATGGCCAGAACAGGGACTCAAATTCTTCCAACTCCAATGATTGCATGGACATGCATTCAGATAGTCCTGGTCATGATTTTTCATACTAG